The genomic region acaaaatctttaaattctgttttatttcaattcttatGATTCAATACTTAAtacttacattttataaataatgccaTGATCAaacacaaatattaattaggGGAACTCAGCCCGTGCATTAATATCAAACTATAAATGTATGCgacattgtaaaattaaatgatctacatcgtataatataatatacttaaattgtatatacactggactacatatttaatatgttttaaagtaaaagatatctctttttttccaacagcatataaatatttccaatttttattggaagtatgaacattatattatacatatttcacatttaaggaaataatatagtaaacaatatttgtcaCATGTCACCATTTTAAAGAAGTTCTATGTATTATTTCTTGAATCAAAGTTTCCGTGGTCGTCCTCGTTTTCTTAATGTTGTAATCTTACTTGTCACTGATCTCGTCGTGTGCAattttttttgaatatttgataTCGTCTTTATGTTCTTTTGCATACTTCTGTGCATTTTTAAGTGCTGAACAAAAAGCAGCCTAGACCTTATTAGCTTTTGACATATATGACATCTACGTATCTTGTGTTCtgtaaaacgaaagaaatagaattaagATATTACATGGATCTAACATTGGTGGATATacattcaatataataatttatcaaggAAAAAGTTCAGTGAAAAATTACCAGTTTTTTTTGTACCATGCTGCAAGCAATGTGCTCTCAATAAGGCAGCACTTGGAAACCATCTGCCGCAATCAGAGCaactcaattttttaacttccCATGTGCAATTTGGCCgttgatttctttttcttttaatcttcttAATCATAGTCAATTGTTTTTTTGCTTCAAcagattcttttttttcttcaaccTCTATAGATGACTGTTCGATAGATGATTTACTAAATCTGCGTTTTTTCTTTTGAGAATGTTCTGAACGTACATGTCGTGCCAACACTACAACTACATCAAACTTCTGTTGACATATTTTACAAGCGTATTGTTTCTTTACTGTGTCATCATTTGTTCTACTTGAATGTTTCACTTTCTGTTCCTTaaatcgaatcaaatttgatgGTGACTTCGAGCAAACTCGTAAATGAGTTTCTAATGCCCTTTGTTGCCGGAAATTTCTCGCACAGTGTTGGCACTgtagtaacatttttttagaattgGATTGTGACGATTCTTCATCCGAATCTCCTaccataataatttcattctccTTGTCACTAGAACATTTATCCTTGCTGTCATCTATGGTTATTTCAACAACATCCCTTTTCGACTGGAGcatattttcttcttcatcaacgtcaatttcaataatttcaacttCCTTTCGTTTaactctttttattcttttcgtttctctATTCCTTTGGCGGTATTTCTTCCGCTTACCTCTTTTCTTAACATTCTTGTCTTCGTCACTCAAAAGAGACGCcggttgaataattatttcagaatctTCGCGATTCACAGAAATTAGTTGTTGCTTACGAGATCTTTTAGttctatattgtatttgtGTCGATTCAGGCGATACACATTCAATGGAACCGTTTGAAAGGTCCAAATTTGCgttatttgatatttcattcATTGTTGAATCTGTAAATGATTCTAGAGATTCTTTTTCACTGTCTACAGAATTTAACTTTCTTTCCGTCAAAGTATTGGTGATATGATTGTAATTAGAACTGTTATCTACTGAATGATCACAttcagttttcttaatatttacaagattGTTTTGCTCTCTATCCGTTTTCTTATTCAATTGCTTCCTTGATGATTTCGATTCGGCAGTTTTAAGATTCCGAAGTGTTGCTTGAATCTCATCGAAAGTTAATTCAGAATCAGATTGATCGCCTTCAAAGAGGATATATTGTACGGTTGattgttctaaaatttcaCTGTCACTTTCATCCTCTTCTTGATAGTCATCAGAGTTATCTGCTGAAACAAAGTATTTTAGTGTTCACTTATTTTCTTCgtaaacaaagtaaaattgtGATATTGTAATAGTAATTAGTTACATACCAATATTTACAGAACAATTATCCATCATTAGGTATGTTAAATCTGAGGTTTTGTCATCAGatgtatatataatgttaGGAACTCGTTTCATGTGtagatttaaattagaatCGTCCATCAAGGTTGAACTTTCTTCCCATGAATTATCTTTCTTTTGAATCTTTTGACTTTTAGTtggtataattttcttttcactgTGTATCAACACATCGTCTGCTGTGTCATTCTTAGAAAAGAATATTGGTGGCTGTGTTGTCagtaattgtttctttatttgtgTTGGTTTCCTTACAGTTCTAACAGCACCTTCACCTATTAATCTTTCAACATCAGCTCTGAAAATATAACCatttcattattcaatattagGGATTGAAAACGCTTCTccataataatatagaataaaagttgggaagaaaaaattaaacttaaaatacATACTTcataagaaattgaaaactgGTTGGAGGTACTCCAGATTCGTCATACATCGCAACAGCAAAAATTTCTTCTGAATCTTCAACGGCATATAATGCTAACTGCTGACCAGTAGCTGTTACAAATGTAGCTATTGTCTCTTCATCTTCGTATTGATCATCACTTGGTATTCTACTGCAACTGATTTCAGATTCACTTTCTTCAGGTTCTGGTAACTGTAGAaacatataaaagaaaatataatattcttttatattcaatttttacactcaatttaataaaatctcaaaaaatgtttaacatttaCCAATATGTCATCATTAATGGCATCATTCGAAAGCCATTTTTGCTTGGAGATATTTCTTGTACACAGTGGCACAGAGTCTTCAACATATTCAATAGGTATTGTTGTATCTATATctctttcaaaatattcagaTGTTTCTTTAGATTCACAGATAGTTTCTTCAGAAATTTGTTGGGTTAAATCCAAGTTCTCATCTACTATTATTTCTTCACCAACAAcctacatatattatttttaaattaatagagataaaatatttattaaaatttcctatacatcattttttaaatattcagtatttcATTACCAGTGATTCTTCTATGCGTTCATATTTGGGTAAGACCATAAACTCAGTTGAGTTTTCATCCATCGTACATGATGTTTGTATGAGTTCTTCAGAAACTATTTTCTTATAACTATCAACATTATCTATAAACGACATATTTTTGTACTATTCTTTTTGTCCACTTATATCCAGTATCCAATACATGTGTTATTAATATGAAGCCTctaaaacagaattaatatatttactttagaAGTAACTGatattgataatttaataattaaatattattaacgtgACTTCATTCACTAAAACACGATACTACACTATCGACAAATACTTGATAATGATTATACCCGTTAATAGATCTTAAGATTACAAAGTGTATAGTAAGTATATTAATAGTcaaaaactaattaaatatactttctttacatatataataaaactgaatGTAGATTATGTACTCGTATTTACACATGCATTAACTAAAAAGATGCACAACACCTTTCGACATTCGTAATGTTTTATGATATCATAACccaaataatgtatataatcaTAAATGGTTATCGTAGAACatgtatactattttataatgtttctaTTATAACTATTCAATCTGGTGTCTTCgtgtataaaaatagagaataaaacATACATTAAACTATTGAATGTAACACAAGCTTCCGTCTTCCAATTTACGttcatacataattaatattagatacaCACAGAATTTATGCTATATACACATGTACTTGAAAACATAACCCCAGCTATTACGAATCAGCGCATTACACACGTTTATGCATTTGGAAAGTTCATCTTGAAGTTGTCAtatgtttcaaattaatttttttatcgacgAATTCTAACACGTTATAATGTTATGTTTTTCGTAAccaaatatgtacatataagtTGTAGTTACAACAAGTAAAGATGAAATagctaaaaatagaaattaaatgtacaTAGATATGCAACTCGATAAATCAAAGGAAGCTGCAATTCTTAAAGACTTCAATGCAAATGGTGCACATCGGAAATTGGTTTACTCAACAATTGCatcgtatttttaataatataatataaacgagATAAAGTGCAGCATCAATATAtccaattgtaaaataattataaaacttcaTAATGTTATAGCGATTGTTAATTCTAACTTTACGACATACATACGTgatacatatgtatagtattacCATCCCTTCCACCTTTTTCGACTGGACAAATTTGGCACGTGATGTTCAATGTAGCTCTCAATGTAGCTGAAGTCACATACACACATAATATATAGGTGTGACTTGTCAGCTGATGCACTATCAATAATCGTACAATTAAATACGttcattttgttaaatattttcggttATTCTTATTTCATCCACAGCAATGGCTCTTCATTCTGCAGGAAAGGGTAAACTTCTTGCAGTGATCGGAGATGAGGTAAATACAACTAGAACtttgtcttttatttaaagctGAATTACGGGATTTTTGTTTCAGGATACATGTGTGGGATTTCTTTTGGGCGGAGTTGGCGAAATTAATAAGCACCGTCAATCCAATTTTATGGTTGTAGATAAAAGTATGTATTTCGTTctgtaaaatcatttttattttcgcaatCACTCTTAATGTCACCGTGCATTCACTATTTTTGAGGAAAAGTAAATGGATCATTCTAAGATATTATGGTGTTCTTTACAGTTTAGTGAAATGATTACTATTTCAAACtacatgatatattataatatatttcagatACACCAGTAAGTGACATAGAAGACACATTCAAACGTTTTATAAAGCGAGACGATATTGATATCATCCTTATCAATCAAAGTGTAAGTATTGAATATACTTTTAAACgttacatatatgtattttaaaacgctattttcatacttaaattatatgttataatctaaatattaCCATTGTTCTTCTATTTTGTggtattataaaacattaaaatatgaGACTGTAAGCTAatgtatgttataattatttcttgtcaGTTAACTGTAGAAATAATCACtttcatgaattatttaagattGCAGAAATGATTCGTCATGTAATCGATAGTCATACTCAACCAATACCGTCGGTCTTAGAGATTCCCAGTAAAGACCACCCTTATGATGCCAGTAAAGACTCCATTCTAAGACGTGCTAGGGTAagttcatattatttataattctatcaAATAACCCATATACACATCTATattaacttatattttatgcattctcattctacattatgttgagatagaattttaaacgaaaaatttatttatagataaatttaatattttttttatgtaggtTCATGATtgcctttattttattttaattgctaaaatgaaatgaaattgtttacttataatagtttcttattatttaacatactTTTCATCAATCAGAAAGATcaattaattagatttttcaattttacttcaCAGGGAATGTTTAACCCAGAAGATATACATTAATCTATATATAACAAATGttaagtcatataaaatataaaaatctatgacTTGTATTGTACTTGTTAATCTCtatatgtacgtatattattatgttgttACAATCTGCACATAAAGAATAGACAATGTGTCCTACATtccagtatttattttaaatttcaatagcttgtaattactaaattctttattaattttatgtgtaAATTTCAATGTGTACAGAGAAATGATAtcattatatcaattttaaggattacattatattattgtagtgTGACATACTTAAACTATGATTGCATAAATAAAGACGTATGTTAAAcatgtaataaattacaatatttttaaaaatatctcggcagataaaaaatgaatgattatattaagaaatcatgaaatattaaaaaatatgttatgaAAAGATAATGGCATACAATTAACTAAgacattttatagaaaattaatatacaacaCTGCACAGAAAAGATGACCTATAATGATGTTTCAATGGTTAATAATCAATgtattaatacataattcatgaaaatatttattaatgattttcaTATACAATCGCATAATggctatatttaattatcatgcATTTAGTAATActaagaaaattgtacaacaccataatttacattttccgaACAACGCGTATAATACAACTTTTTCTGGTgtagtaaaatgtaaaaagtagAAAACGTATTAATACGCGTGAACAtaattaatcataattaaagTACCAAATAAATCACACTGTTTACAATCGAACACATGGCGGTTATATCTGCTCAAAATAAGTTACAataggtaataataaattatttttctatgctagatagtaatatttcttatagTTCGTGTACAAACTTTGTATACGAAGAACACAGTCATGaggtaattgttaataacacaCAGGTTACTATTGTAGATATAGTTAgcatcattataattaaagcagatcaaattgttttataaattcctAATACTTGAAGTTAGATGTCTCGTTCCTCAGTAGCAGACATGAACAGCTTTTGGATAGCGTAAGTAACTTTGtctgaaaatgttaaatttgtaaaattattaaactatagaCTATTTACAAGTGaaactattacattaaaatgtaaaatatagttataatactgtattacATACagttaattttctgaaaccaCACTGGCCTGTTTGTCCATTTAACACCAGCAAAATATGCTGGAATACCAGataaagttattaaagtaCCTATGCCAACTTCATATGGTCTCTCGTAACAGGGAATAATCACTAAAAATGCACATATAGCCACAAATGTGATAGGAATCCCTAAAGGCATCTGTAACACATTTTCATTgtcaaaatatacatttacgtttacattattatttattatataacgtACCTTAATTGGTCGATTCATGTTGGGCTCTTTATAACGTAGCCATAGTACACCAGCTACTGATAGCATGATAAAGAACGATTCAACTATACTGCAGTATGTGATTAATACCAAAACATCACTTGTACAGAGcattattaaagataaaatgcactataaataaaaaccgagAAAGACGTTAAAAAAGATCAATAATGTTACTTtagaagtaatttatatttatatgataggatgtcattttgtttatacttacaagaaatattaatgcagGTGTAGGTGTAAATCTTGAAACATTAATGTGACCTAACATTGAGGGAAAATGACCATTTCTAGCACCAACAAAACATAATCGAGACGATGTCATAATATGAACACTCAATCCTCCAAATGCAGATATAGCTACCATTACTGGTATTATCCAAGCCATTACACCAAGTAGTTGATCTCCAAACGTCTAACAacagattattatattaatttttctttaaaaactgATATatggatatttaaaaattatgtatttaccACAGCTATTGCATGAGAAGCAATCATAGCAGTTGGTGTTAAAACTGATAAATATGCAACATTTGCTAATACATATATGGAAGTAACTAAAGGTAATGATATGTAGATAGCTCGTGGTAAATTTCTGCAAAATCAAGTGCCAgtttaatatacaaaaataaaaggcTTAACATGatagattgtaaaattgtattacataCACATAAGgatcttttaattcttctgtcatgAAATTTAGATAATTCCACCcagaatatgaaaatataccaGAATAGATAGCCACTGCGATTTTGCCAGGTTCTTTACGagtattttcaaaagaattttcaaaattttctgtaTGACCTATAAATGAATAGcgttttttaacattataaaagGACAAGAATCTTAAAAAGAAGCCTCATTTTTCTACTCATTAAAATTCTACCTACCAAGTAATACCCAAGTAATGCCAGCAatgattataattgttaatgcaCCAATTTTAGTAAACATAAATACATTCTGCATTTTAGATGTATCTTTAACATCATAACAGTTTGCAAATGTAAGTAAacctatttaaaatttaaattatatgtaaattacaTCAATTATATAAACGTACTTTTCAATGCAGGAACaaagtaaaacattttatctTTACATTGACTGAAAATATCTTACAAATAGTGAGAGCTGCTATTAATCGTACACTATAGTCTGGAATATCACAATTTGGAAAGAATGGTTGTAAAACGTATTGTGCAAATGTTAATCCCATGATAGCATTAGTAGTTGGTCTGCAAATAAatggtttaataattatttccatactacattacattttgtttattcaaaGCTACTTGTAGTAGTTCAGTTTGTTTATTTCTCAATGAATTCAACTTACACAACAATTAAATTAGCAGcccataaatataaaaatgaaggtAATGCTCCAAAAGATTCGCAGATATAAACATAATCACCACCGCTGCGAGGTATACAAGTTCCTAATTCAGCATAACATAATGCTCCAATCATAGAAAGAATCCCGCATAAAAcccaaataattaaagatgCCCCAACACTGCCCACTTCTACAATGACACCTTttggagaaataaatatacctaAACAGAGATATAAGTTTTATTGTGTTGTGCCTactattaatagaaataataaaagttaacatTTATGTGCAGTTcacattgttaatattaatctactaaatataaaaattaaaatttctatgcaACTTTTACCTGAACCACATATAATTCCTACAATAATTGCAACACCTTCTAAAAGGCCAAGCTGTTTCTTCATTTGTACTTTGTCAATACTATCCCTTTGCCTCTGTGATTCATTGTCTGAACTTAACAGCTGCATTTCTTTTGGAGATTCATCAAATATTTGGGAGACCATTTTGActagatgaaataaatgtcaTATATAATCAATCTTAcgagttaaattattaagagcttttaacaaatatagaCATTAACTATATTGGACCTAGCAGATCAAATGTTGAGCACtatttgcattaaaaatcatttgaaaaatatctcaataattattagtatttgGATCGTACTGTAAAAGTTGTTTATTTAGCATTTAACTCTCTTTCTACTTGCAGAGTTTAATTTTATCCAATACAATGAATAAGCTCAGTGACTTAGTAAATAgacgaaattgtaaaataattattgcatagTGTACCTTCCTGTTccaattattgtttcatatatcaagtaatatataaataatttaggcAATTAATATATGCGTAGTTTGCTTAAAGTTCttgatcaattattaaataatacgattTACAAACATTATagaagattttataaaaagaatacacGTACCTCACGGATGATAAACCGCAgaagttaaattataatactgtcTGTTGATTTCGTATTTGTGGTATGAGAGGTAGACgcatatattaatacatttaaaatgttcacatattatttattatctataaatGTCTACTGTCGGAAGGCTTATTTGAATGCAGGACATTGTATGAAAATGAATACGTTTTCGGCGTCGACTATGCTATCTCCGAAAACGTACAATTAACGACGgagaataacaatttattctccTTTTGATGTGcgaatttttagtttaaaaatttctgtttgactaaaaaataaacgtaGGTTATACATGCGGAAAACGCACATGTATGGAAAAAGTTTAAAGGCTTGTTTACAGCCGTCTAAATGCAGACTACGTTCACATGTACAGTAATCCTTATGACAAGCACCTTGTTTGGTAGTAGCCATAAGATTCTGCACAGGGAACAGAGTTCTCAACATTCTGGTCGTTCAtggaatttctatttaatgcCAGTGTGCCTATTGGTGGCTTACTGTGACCAATGATATCCGGGATTGAATAGTGAGATACAACagttaagttttatttattttatggttGTTGTTACtgaattttcgttataattatttttgtgtcAGAaagttattgattttttacaTAGTTGAGATATAGTATGAGTCCTATTCCTACACACCTTCAGATCGCAGTTTGATCTGTTAGCGAGGTTCGATATAGAAACTTTCTTTGCTCTCTTTGGCTGAAGATGCACAGTAAAATCGTGGGGATTCCCGCGCCAGCTTAGAGAGTAAAAAACGTGTTCGATTACGTTGCCCTCTATCACTATTCTACAGAACTGCATATTCGTGATGCCATGATTGGTGTACGTACATTTGCAAGAATGCACAACTCGGTTCTTACGAGTCATGcgcaatattataaaacgattGGACGTTTAGCAAACGACAATGTATGACGAAGATTAATGCCTTAGATGGCGCTCCAATCGAATAAATGCCTGCGCatttattaactaaataaCGCCGAAAGCATGACAAAGTAAACATGCTAGGTTTCCTATCCATATGCACAATCcatatagaattttatgggTATCATTCTGTTTCTCTCCATCctacctctttctctttctaaagATTTGCGTGATAGTGGATGCTTAGTAAAATGGTGGGAATTTGTCATCTTAGGGAGTACTAAAAATGTGCAGTAATAGAACTCATTGTTGTATCAGTCGATAAAGTAGAATGCAGCagataaaatacataaaccGCCTAATCTATGTTCAAATTTAATCTATGGTGCAACGAGCGCCCGCTACAATTCATAAACAGAAAGACGTTAACCAGGCTGACCACCGTGATGGAACGACTTTTTTCTCGggtattttttcaaattaattaaaagaaaatccgTTATCTTTTGAATAATGGGATCGGAGTAACGGACATAGTTTTAAGAGGGAAGCGTATTTAAGCAGTTTAGGTGAATTTTGAAAGAGTTATTCGTCATTTCGTGGATGTTAATGTAATATCCAAGATAGTGCTTTAGCACGGCCATGTTGGAGTAACCGTAGGACGCGGCGTTCGTTACGATGTTCTATCGGCGGAAAAGTGTTTTTTAATCTGATTAACGGTCTCGTGGGTTTCGTGCCTATGCTTTGTCGGAAAAGCGACTCGCAGTTTCGTGCGTCGAGGAAAATATGAATCGGAACACGTGATTCTGGAAGGTCGGTCCGCACCATTCGGTGGCCGATTGCAGGAGGTTATAAACGCTCGCATGTTTTAATCCCGGAGACGCTCACCATTCCACGGCGAAATGGATTTCTCCGGGAACAACGTTCTCCAGGGAATCCTCCCTCAATTTGCAGAATTAACATCTCGACCGAATCCGGATTCCATTCCGAAATTTACCTGCGGCGATAACATTCAGGACGAGCAGATCACTATTTACACCTCCGCTGCTGGACAGAGTCAtccaaaacaaaatttattggtGAGGGTTGCTCGAACTTACTTTTATCTCTTGCCTCTTTTACCAGATCCCCAAAGCTGCATTTGTTGTTTTGCAAAATTCTGGATTAAGAATTGGAGGTTTAGAGCCTGactcttcaatatttaattttgaacattttttaaggGAGCCTGATTGTAAGTTTTTATGTTGTTTCTTTAAATCTCAGGTGAATTCGACGAACAAGTATACAGGACCAATAATAGCATGGCCGGACCCTAATAGTCTGATGCAGTTTTGCGAGAAGCAAGGCATTCAGACGATCAATATTCCTAATTATAAtcaaaacaattcaattatagGAGTCCAATCCAATACTCTGCCGGTGAGAATCATACCTAACTTGTACTTGCCTTCTACCTCTCAGTCAGAGAATGTTAAACCAGAACTGCAGACAAGGATTGAAACAGAGGTCAAAACCTCCACTATGGTACTATATCTATTTGCCAGATGCGCATGGTACATTTATAGCTTTTTACTAAATTAGCAATGTAATTGCTTTGATTGATTTTAGCAAGAATCTCAGGCTCAACTTCAACAACAAAATACCATGGCTGAGTATTTTCAGAAGTTACAGGCCACCACTCTTCCACTCACGTTGCAACAGTTGATCAAATTGCAAACGGAGCAgactaaaaaagaaaaaattgaagaggAGAAAACGGAGCACAcacagaataatattttgaacattCCTAGCGTTCCGGTTTTCAGGAATAATCAGCTGCAGAATGGTAATAACTTTATGAGCTCCGATCAGATCATATCAATCAGTCCGAGCGATCTGAATGTACACGTGGAGAACCACCAGGAGAATGAGAACACTGTGCAGAGCATAAAAGTGGAGCAACAGGTTCAGACAGATTCTCCTAAgactgaaaagaaaatgaagttCAGAGCCAAAACAGGAGAGATCAAGATCAGCGTCGGACTAGATGGTTCGACGTTTTATTGCTGTCCTGAGTGTAACCTCGCATTTCAGGACAAGGCGGAAATAGAACAACATATCCAGGCTCATATACAAGTGTGTGCCTTATCTTCTTTCTTCGACTTCCTTGAAGTGGCTACAGTTTTCTAACACAAGGTATTCATTTACAGGAACGCAAGTATCAATGCAAAGAGTGCGGCGCAATGCTAAAGAGAAAAGAGCACCTCGATCAGCATATGCGCGGCCATTCGGACGAAAGGCCATTTAAATGTCCTGTTTGTCAAAAAGCGTTCAAAAGGAACGAACACCTGACGAGACATTACGTTATCCACTCCGGCGATAAGAATTTCGCCTGCTCGGTGTGCCAGAAGGCATTCTCGCGGAAGGATCACCTGAACAAACATACTCAAACGCATTTAGGGATGAGAAGAAATCGAACAAAGAAGGATTCCTTTTTCGTGGAACAGAAGGAGTCCGAGAAACCGAACGATGCCAGCATGATGCCTAAGCAAGAGGTGACCTTGGTTCTGAAGGACGGATTCATGAAGCAGGAACCAAGCTTCTTGCAGTATATTCAGAACCTTCAGAAGGATCAACATCTGATACACACGTTCTCCTCGTTCAAAGAACAGGCGATGAAAGAAGCGAATGGCTTGCAGCAGCAGGCGGTCAATATGAATGAGATCCTTCCTCAGAACACAAGGTACTTAATGCCATCCTAGTCGTAAGTCGAACCGATTTAAGTCCAAAGCAATAAAGGCTGTTTACGAAGTGTGTCGAGAAATTAgcacaaatagaaaattcgtTAGACACATTAGGAATTGAAGAATACCCTAGGCCCTCGGAAAAGAAAACTTTTT from Augochlora pura isolate Apur16 chromosome 5, APUR_v2.2.1, whole genome shotgun sequence harbors:
- the LOC144470281 gene encoding uncharacterized protein LOC144470281 isoform X1; the protein is MSFIDNVDSYKKIVSEELIQTSCTMDENSTEFMVLPKYERIEESLVVGEEIIVDENLDLTQQISEETICESKETSEYFERDIDTTIPIEYVEDSVPLCTRNISKQKWLSNDAINDDILLPEPEESESEISCSRIPSDDQYEDEETIATFVTATGQQLALYAVEDSEEIFAVAMYDESGVPPTSFQFLMKADVERLIGEGAVRTVRKPTQIKKQLLTTQPPIFFSKNDTADDVLIHSEKKIIPTKSQKIQKKDNSWEESSTLMDDSNLNLHMKRVPNIIYTSDDKTSDLTYLMMDNCSVNIADNSDDYQEEDESDSEILEQSTVQYILFEGDQSDSELTFDEIQATLRNLKTAESKSSRKQLNKKTDREQNNLVNIKKTECDHSVDNSSNYNHITNTLTERKLNSVDSEKESLESFTDSTMNEISNNANLDLSNGSIECVSPESTQIQYRTKRSRKQQLISVNREDSEIIIQPASLLSDEDKNVKKRGKRKKYRQRNRETKRIKRVKRKEVEIIEIDVDEEENMLQSKRDVVEITIDDSKDKCSSDKENEIIMVGDSDEESSQSNSKKMLLQCQHCARNFRQQRALETHLRVCSKSPSNLIRFKEQKVKHSSRTNDDTVKKQYACKICQQKFDVVVVLARHVRSEHSQKKKRRFSKSSIEQSSIEVEEKKESVEAKKQLTMIKKIKRKRNQRPNCTWEVKKLSCSDCGRWFPSAALLRAHCLQHGTKKTEHKIRRCHICQKLIRSRLLFVQHLKMHRSMQKNIKTISNIQKKLHTTRSVTSKITTLRKRGRPRKL
- the LOC144470281 gene encoding uncharacterized protein LOC144470281 isoform X2, whose amino-acid sequence is MSFIDNVDSYKKIVSEELIQTSCTMDENSTEFMVLPKYERIEESLVVGEEIIVDENLDLTQQISEETICESKETSEYFERDIDTTIPIEYVEDSVPLCTRNISKQKWLSNDAINDDILLPEPEESESEISCSRIPSDDQYEDEETIATFVTATGQQLALYAVEDSEEIFAVAMYDESGVPPTSFQFLMKADVERLIGEGAVRTVRKPTQIKKQLLTTQPPIFFSKNDTADDVLIHSEKKIIPTKSQKIQKKDNSWEESSTLMDDSNLNLHMKRVPNIIYTSDDKTSDLTYLMMDNCSVNIDNSDDYQEEDESDSEILEQSTVQYILFEGDQSDSELTFDEIQATLRNLKTAESKSSRKQLNKKTDREQNNLVNIKKTECDHSVDNSSNYNHITNTLTERKLNSVDSEKESLESFTDSTMNEISNNANLDLSNGSIECVSPESTQIQYRTKRSRKQQLISVNREDSEIIIQPASLLSDEDKNVKKRGKRKKYRQRNRETKRIKRVKRKEVEIIEIDVDEEENMLQSKRDVVEITIDDSKDKCSSDKENEIIMVGDSDEESSQSNSKKMLLQCQHCARNFRQQRALETHLRVCSKSPSNLIRFKEQKVKHSSRTNDDTVKKQYACKICQQKFDVVVVLARHVRSEHSQKKKRRFSKSSIEQSSIEVEEKKESVEAKKQLTMIKKIKRKRNQRPNCTWEVKKLSCSDCGRWFPSAALLRAHCLQHGTKKTEHKIRRCHICQKLIRSRLLFVQHLKMHRSMQKNIKTISNIQKKLHTTRSVTSKITTLRKRGRPRKL
- the Vha14-1 gene encoding V-type proton ATPase subunit Vha14-1 — translated: MALHSAGKGKLLAVIGDEDTCVGFLLGGVGEINKHRQSNFMVVDKNTPVSDIEDTFKRFIKRDDIDIILINQSIAEMIRHVIDSHTQPIPSVLEIPSKDHPYDASKDSILRRARGMFNPEDIH
- the Gb gene encoding solute carrier family 7 member genderblind — protein: MVSQIFDESPKEMQLLSSDNESQRQRDSIDKVQMKKQLGLLEGVAIIVGIICGSGIFISPKGVIVEVGSVGASLIIWVLCGILSMIGALCYAELGTCIPRSGGDYVYICESFGALPSFLYLWAANLIVVPTTNAIMGLTFAQYVLQPFFPNCDIPDYSVRLIAALTICLLTFANCYDVKDTSKMQNVFMFTKIGALTIIIIAGITWVLLGHTENFENSFENTRKEPGKIAVAIYSGIFSYSGWNYLNFMTEELKDPYVNLPRAIYISLPLVTSIYVLANVAYLSVLTPTAMIASHAIAVTFGDQLLGVMAWIIPVMVAISAFGGLSVHIMTSSRLCFVGARNGHFPSMLGHINVSRFTPTPALIFLCILSLIMLCTSDVLVLITYCSIVESFFIMLSVAGVLWLRYKEPNMNRPIKMPLGIPITFVAICAFLVIIPCYERPYEVGIGTLITLSGIPAYFAGVKWTNRPVWFQKINYKVTYAIQKLFMSATEERDI